In Bacteroidales bacterium, the following proteins share a genomic window:
- a CDS encoding GH92 family glycosyl hydrolase, which yields FIEPFDYKFSGGPGARDYYDENNGWTYRWEVTHNVADLIDLMGGREAFTENLDALFNEPLDKPKYQFYEQLPDQTGNVGQFSMGNEPSFHIPYLYNYAGHPWKTQKRIRHLMRQWFRNDLMGIPGDEDGGAMSAFVVFSCMGFYPVTPGLPVYNIGSPVFDEITIHLSGGNDFIIEAGNNSPHNKYIQSATFNGSPLNKPWFVHEKMMEGGTLKLKMGPKANKQWGSEKKAAPPSFNLSK from the coding sequence TTTTATCGAACCTTTTGACTATAAATTTTCCGGAGGGCCGGGAGCCCGCGATTATTACGATGAAAATAACGGCTGGACCTACCGTTGGGAAGTTACCCACAACGTAGCCGACTTGATCGATCTGATGGGCGGTAGAGAAGCTTTCACTGAAAACCTGGACGCCCTGTTCAATGAACCCCTGGATAAACCCAAGTATCAGTTCTATGAACAACTGCCTGATCAGACAGGAAATGTCGGGCAGTTCTCTATGGGCAACGAGCCCAGTTTTCACATCCCTTATCTATACAATTATGCAGGTCACCCCTGGAAAACGCAGAAACGCATCCGGCATTTGATGAGACAGTGGTTCCGCAACGACCTGATGGGCATACCGGGCGATGAAGATGGGGGTGCCATGTCGGCATTTGTGGTATTTTCCTGTATGGGATTCTATCCGGTTACCCCGGGATTGCCTGTTTACAACATTGGCAGCCCGGTGTTCGATGAAATCACCATTCATCTGTCCGGCGGAAACGATTTTATCATTGAGGCCGGCAACAATTCACCTCATAACAAGTATATCCAGTCTGCCACTTTTAACGGAAGCCCTCTGAACAAGCCATGGTTTGTACATGAAAAGATGATGGAGGGAGGCACACTTAAGCTCAAAATGGGACCGAAGGCCAACAAACAGTGGGGTAGTGAAAAAAAGGCAGCCCCGCCTTCATTTAACCTCAGCAAATGA
- a CDS encoding glycoside hydrolase family 92 protein, whose translation MRNKNLISFTTLLIITMLGCTLEEEQPVDYVNPYIGNISHLLVPTYPTVHLPNSFLRVYPNRDSYTDVSMDGLPLIVVNHRGSHAFHLSPFQGSEKDIRPVISYSYDNETITPYSWSVFLDGQQTQVNFGVSHQSAMYQIDFNDEEEAYLILNAENGMLGWNGEAIRGYRSVGNGTKAYLHLLPEQSPKNVFVLEKGELAEQQQTEGNNVSIVLKYPANTGSINLRYGISFIDEAQARNNMEREVEDKAMSTLHSEGRKIWNEALGKIEVEGGSEDDKTVFYTALYRTYERPVSISEDGRYFSAFDGQVHDDQGFPFYTDDWIWDSYRAHHPLN comes from the coding sequence ATGCGTAACAAAAATTTAATTTCTTTTACTACTTTATTGATCATAACAATGTTGGGTTGCACTTTAGAAGAGGAGCAACCGGTAGATTATGTGAACCCCTATATCGGAAACATCAGCCATTTGCTGGTGCCAACCTATCCTACGGTGCATCTGCCGAACAGTTTTCTGCGTGTATATCCCAACCGCGACAGTTATACCGACGTCTCCATGGATGGATTGCCCCTGATTGTGGTAAATCACAGGGGTTCCCATGCCTTTCACCTGAGCCCTTTTCAGGGCAGTGAAAAAGACATCCGGCCGGTAATTTCCTACAGCTACGACAATGAAACGATCACCCCCTACTCCTGGTCCGTATTTCTGGATGGACAGCAGACGCAGGTCAATTTTGGCGTATCGCACCAGTCGGCAATGTATCAGATTGATTTTAATGACGAGGAAGAAGCCTATCTTATTCTGAATGCAGAGAATGGCATGCTCGGGTGGAACGGAGAAGCCATTAGGGGGTACCGATCTGTAGGAAACGGGACAAAGGCCTATTTGCATCTGCTGCCCGAACAATCACCCAAGAATGTATTTGTGCTGGAGAAGGGGGAATTGGCAGAGCAACAACAGACAGAAGGGAATAATGTCTCTATTGTATTGAAATATCCCGCTAATACCGGATCCATCAACCTCCGCTATGGCATTTCATTCATTGATGAAGCACAGGCCAGAAACAACATGGAAAGGGAGGTGGAAGACAAAGCCATGAGCACTTTGCATAGTGAAGGCCGAAAGATCTGGAACGAAGCCCTCGGAAAAATCGAGGTGGAAGGGGGCAGCGAGGATGACAAAACGGTATTTTACACAGCTTTGTACCGCACCTATGAGCGGCCCGTGTCCATCTCAGAGGATGGCCGTTATTTCAGTGCTTTCGATGGCCAGGTTCATGATGATCAGGGCTTCCCCTTCTATACGGACGACTGGATATGGGACTCCTACCGGGCCCACCATCCTTTGAAT
- a CDS encoding carbohydrate kinase, whose product MENGRRVYIVGETTFDIIFRDDQPKEARVGGSQLNTCVSLGRLDIPVTFITMFGNDQVGDIAWRFLKENNISDDYVTRYEGNSRVALAFLDENNNAHYTFFKPEVEKRLKFPEPKQEDIVLFGSSFAVKDEGRDELLCFLEQSAKNGAIILYDPNFRKTNTGNLNQIRSRVEQNIRNADLVKGSDEDFINLYGVNNVREAWEILSEIKKVPLIYTAGGDRMEVKTPYFEKSYPVQSLQPVSTIGAGDTFSAGVIYRLFRMDICKNEINDLKEEKWDQIIHTSTEFAKHVCMHYDNYLSEAFAEKQQ is encoded by the coding sequence ATGGAAAATGGCCGACGGGTATATATAGTCGGAGAAACCACATTCGATATCATCTTCAGGGATGATCAGCCTAAAGAAGCCAGGGTAGGCGGATCGCAGCTCAACACATGTGTCTCCCTCGGAAGGTTGGATATACCGGTTACATTCATCACCATGTTTGGAAATGATCAGGTGGGTGACATAGCCTGGCGTTTTCTTAAGGAAAATAACATTTCAGATGATTATGTCACCCGGTATGAAGGCAATTCACGGGTAGCCCTGGCTTTCCTTGATGAAAACAACAATGCACACTACACCTTTTTTAAGCCTGAAGTGGAAAAAAGACTGAAGTTTCCGGAACCGAAGCAGGAGGATATTGTGCTGTTCGGTTCCTCATTTGCCGTAAAGGATGAAGGGAGGGATGAGCTGCTATGTTTTCTCGAGCAATCCGCAAAGAATGGCGCCATCATCCTGTATGATCCGAATTTCCGTAAAACAAATACGGGTAATCTGAATCAGATAAGAAGCAGAGTAGAACAGAATATCCGAAATGCCGATCTGGTAAAAGGTTCGGATGAAGATTTTATCAACCTCTATGGGGTGAATAACGTCCGGGAAGCGTGGGAAATACTGTCGGAAATCAAAAAAGTGCCATTAATATATACAGCCGGTGGAGACAGAATGGAGGTAAAAACGCCATACTTTGAGAAAAGCTATCCGGTGCAGAGCCTTCAGCCGGTCAGTACCATTGGTGCCGGTGATACTTTCAGCGCCGGGGTAATATATCGGTTGTTCCGGATGGACATCTGTAAAAATGAAATCAATGACTTGAAAGAAGAAAAGTGGGATCAGATCATTCATACCTCCACAGAATTTGCAAAACACGTTTGTATGCATTATGACAATTACCTTTCAGAAGCATTTGCAGAAAAGCAACAGTAG
- a CDS encoding RpiB/LacA/LacB family sugar-phosphate isomerase: MKIGIASDHGGFEIKQILKDRLEKHNHTIIDFGNFEINPVDDYPDFVIPLAKAVANNEVERGIAVCGSGVGASIAANKIKGVRAGLVHDNYSAHQGVEDDNMNILCMGGRIVGNDKAIELAFTFLEAEFTHEERHIRRLKKIEKK; the protein is encoded by the coding sequence ATGAAAATTGGTATTGCATCCGACCACGGAGGATTTGAAATAAAACAAATCCTGAAAGACCGACTGGAAAAACATAACCATACCATCATTGATTTCGGAAATTTTGAAATCAATCCCGTGGATGATTATCCTGATTTTGTTATCCCGCTTGCAAAAGCAGTGGCAAATAATGAAGTGGAAAGGGGTATTGCAGTTTGCGGAAGCGGAGTGGGGGCCTCTATAGCAGCCAACAAGATCAAGGGAGTAAGAGCCGGACTGGTACATGACAACTATTCAGCGCATCAGGGCGTGGAAGATGATAATATGAATATACTTTGTATGGGAGGACGAATAGTAGGAAACGATAAGGCCATCGAACTGGCTTTCACATTTCTGGAAGCAGAATTTACTCATGAAGAGCGCCATATAAGAAGGCTGAAAAAGATTGAAAAAAAATAG